One genomic segment of Candidatus Nezhaarchaeota archaeon includes these proteins:
- a CDS encoding ABC transporter permease codes for MDVINEYRPSLIRGLRALLHRELKKWLKDPVMVVMFVLQPLIWMGLLGKSLNIGGLFSRNIIDLSQVISLPQVVPIPSDVIIDPPGLQVVLLNGTKLSQVMLANLNSTISSLSSMVMQSAFGVTDYFSFMSVGMISMIVVTTTMFSGVSIVWDRRLGFLGKVLSTPVSRAAIIFSKVLNATLRAMFQATVILMLAYLLGLQLSPSFTPINLLGIYAAIFLLSVGLSSIFIAFSIRSTKMERPIQFITLVTMPLMFSSNIFFPIKLMPEWLQIIASINPLTYLTDAIRYLTILPMDLSAVMIDFLYLGLFASIFSTIGMILSWRYLTM; via the coding sequence ATGGACGTGATAAATGAATATCGACCTAGTCTCATAAGAGGATTGAGAGCGCTCCTTCATCGAGAATTAAAGAAGTGGCTCAAGGATCCAGTCATGGTGGTGATGTTCGTACTTCAACCTCTCATCTGGATGGGGCTTCTAGGTAAGTCATTGAACATAGGGGGCTTATTCTCAAGAAACATCATAGACCTATCGCAGGTGATAAGCCTACCACAGGTAGTTCCCATTCCAAGTGATGTCATAATCGATCCACCGGGGCTTCAAGTAGTGCTTCTTAATGGTACGAAGCTCTCGCAAGTAATGTTAGCTAACCTAAACTCAACGATTTCCAGCTTAAGTTCGATGGTCATGCAAAGCGCCTTCGGCGTTACAGACTACTTCAGCTTCATGTCCGTTGGTATGATATCCATGATAGTCGTGACCACCACCATGTTCAGCGGAGTATCCATAGTCTGGGATCGCCGCCTAGGATTCTTAGGTAAAGTCTTATCAACCCCAGTTTCACGAGCAGCCATCATATTCTCTAAGGTGTTAAACGCAACCTTAAGAGCTATGTTTCAAGCAACAGTCATCTTGATGCTAGCTTACCTGCTAGGACTGCAGCTGAGCCCATCGTTCACTCCGATAAACCTCTTAGGGATTTATGCAGCAATATTCCTATTGAGTGTAGGGCTATCATCAATATTCATAGCTTTCTCGATAAGATCAACCAAGATGGAGAGACCGATTCAGTTCATAACCTTGGTAACAATGCCTTTGATGTTCTCTAGCAATATATTCTTCCCAATTAAGCTCATGCCGGAGTGGTTACAGATTATAGCTAGCATAAACCCACTCACGTACTTGACGGACGCTATCAGGTATCTGACCATATTGCCCATGGATCTTTCAGCCGTGATGATTGACTTCCTGTATTTAGGTCTATTTGCGTCGATATTCTCGACCATCGGCATGATACTATCATGGCGATACCTGACGATGTAA